TATAAAAACGTAGTAACCAGAATTGTCTGTCGAAGGACATTTCTATAGAAGATCAGCTTTCATGATACATCTCTCTTTCAGATGCAACAAAGAAATGATGTGGCAAAGCAGTTTCAGACTAACTGCGAGCGAAAGAAACATAGACTGAGTTCACAGTAAATGCTCAAATAACAATTTCCTAAATGATTTTacaaaaataaaaatgaataaCCAAACGCCGGCCGGGGGTTTCGCGGGTAACCAACAGACTAACAACCAGCGAGATATCCCCCAAACCATTCCACAACAAGACGGAGGCTCCTCCTGACCTCGTCCATTCCCTTCTCTTCCTTTTCTCCTGTCCGGCGTGGTTTACCACTGATTCGCCGTACTAACTGACCACCGCCGTAGCGGCGGCGCGCCGGTCGACGAGAGGCCGCCCCTCCGGATGCGGCATTGCGCACCGGCGATCACGGGGAGGACGGCAAGATGAGCATGATCGACGTGCTGACCCGGGTGGACGCCATCTGCAAGAAGTACGAGAGGTACGACGCCGACAAGCACCGGAATGACGCCGCCGACCCCTTCTCGCGGCTCTACGCCGACATGGACGCCGTGATCGACGAAGCCATCGAGGTCCCGTTCCCCGCCGCCTCCTCGCGTTGCTAGCTGCATGCGGCCTTCCTTGATCCTTGATCCTGCCTGAAATGCCGCGCTCACGGTTCATGTCAAACTGTGATTGAATTCAGAAGTCGGAGCGGGCCGCGAGGGAGACGaaccgggcggcggcggtgacccTCAACGCCGGCGTGCGGCGCACCAAGGCGCGGCTCCTGGAGGAAGTGGCCAAGCTCCAGAAGCTAGCCGGCAAGAAGGTGACAAAAACAATCGATCACATTTACACGCCATCAACTCGATCCGAGCTCGTCTCCATAGTTTTCTTCTCGAAATTGATAGATCATCCCGATGAGTTTCCGATACAAGTACGAATGTCTGAACGATTGAACATGCATGCACAGATGAAAGGGGTGTCGCGGGAGGAGATGGCGCTGCGGCCTGATCTGGTCTCGGCATTGCATCAGAGGATCCAGTCGATCCCCGAcggtggcggcgcggcggatcAGAACGGCGGCGGGAACGCTCGGCCGGGGATCAAGTTTGACTCTTCAGGTTTCCCTTTTTTCTTTCATCTGCAAAGTATCAATTATCATCTCAGCTACTGAAATTGTGTTCAGACTTGCCTCTCATGTTCCGGTGCATTCTTCAGTTAGTACCAGTGTACAGCAACACATTCTTCAGTCTGCATTGCATATCATTCCTCGTGAAAAAACTGTAGTATCTAGCGTGACGATAGAATCCCTCTGATTTTAGGGGATATATTAAAAGGTGCATATCGCATGTAAAGAAAAACACAAGGATTTGGTTCTCTTTCAGAGTTGGAACCAACCATGTTTCTCGTGTTTCAACTTTCAACCAGTTGCAGCTGAAACTTTGGACGAGGGCTACTTCCAGACCAGCGAGGAATCGGAGGCTTTTCGAATGGAGTTCGAGATGCTCCGGATCAAACAGGCAACAATTTTGGCCTCGTGCCCATTAAATCAATTTCTGTAAACTGCTAGCAGTCGACTTTCGAAAACCCTGAATTTACCTTTCTAAATGTGATGTGATGCGCAGGATGAAGGGCTGGACCTCATTTCTGAAGGCCTGGACACGCTGAAAAACCTGGCAGAGGACATTGGTGAGGTCAGTCAGCTGCAAATGCATCAAGTGGCATGCATAATAACCCAAGCTGAATTGACTCTTGAGCTACAATTGACTCTTGATGACGTAATTCTGCAGGAACTGGACAGGCAGGTCCCTCTCATGGACGAAATTGACAGAAAGGTTTTGACCCCATTCTGCTCTTGTAACAAAAAAAATGCTTTCTGGTCCATCCTTCTGTCTTTTCCATAGATGAAAACTGGCTGATATGCATGGTATTTTCTGCAGGTCGACAAGGCTAACACAGAACTAAGAAAGACCAACGTCAGGCTTAAAGAGATAGTCAACCAGGTTGGCTTTGTTGCTCCCTTAGATCCCTGATGAAGAACAACTTTCATTCTTTTGTTCTGCTGACAAATCAAAATCTGGATCTGGGTGTTGTGCAGATTCGATCGACAAGGAACTTCACAGTTGATATCATACTGATATGCATCATTCTTGGCATTGGTGCTTACCTCTACAAGTAAGCACTCGCCAACCCTACTGATTATGCTCCAAGCCAATCTGCTTGCCAGTTTTCATCTCACAATCTCAAACCTCTCTTATTATGCAGCGTACTCGCGCAGTGAATCTTCGTAACATGGTGGCATCAGCAATTTAGCATGCTCTGTTAGAGTAAAATTATGTGTTGTAAGACTACTCTGCTTATTGTTAAAGTTGCCATGCATTTTCGGCATTGTTCCTAGGCATGCCTGAAAAGATCATTATTACTTTTGCAAACGACAACTCCGCTCCACAACTCCGGGAGCGGAGTTGGCGGAGCTATAGTTTAAAACGGCGGAGCTGCACTTCCCCCGCTCTGCAGATTCCAGGAGCGGGCGACTACCGAACAGggcctaagtactccctccgtcccataatataagacattttttcgACACTATGACATTTTTTGTGTGTAGCTCAAAAAAATATCTTATTATCCTGTTTTGCACGCAAAAGatctgcattgtactccctccgtccgaaaatacttgtcattgaaatggatgtatgcaAAAGatctgcattgtactccctccgtccgaaaatacttgtcattgaaatggatgtatgtagatgtattttagttcaagTAATTCCGAGCGGATGGAGTTAGCAAAGGAATATATGCTCAGGCAGTAAAAATAATGGCGATACACACAAAAAAGACATAACAGAAGACCACAGTAGCAGAAGATATCAACCCATAAATTGCGAGGGTTGTGATCTATTATGGATTCATTTTTGACACAGTCGTGTACAACAACTTCCCAAAATCCCTGTGCCACGGACACAACATAGATTTGCAATGAATCAAACTACATTAACATGCCAGTCAAACTCTACTTTCTACTTTGTTGCCTAGGTGCCT
Above is a window of Triticum dicoccoides isolate Atlit2015 ecotype Zavitan chromosome 5B, WEW_v2.0, whole genome shotgun sequence DNA encoding:
- the LOC119305504 gene encoding syntaxin-71-like; translated protein: MSMIDVLTRVDAICKKYERYDADKHRNDAADPFSRLYADMDAVIDEAIEKSERAARETNRAAAVTLNAGVRRTKARLLEEVAKLQKLAGKKMKGVSREEMALRPDLVSALHQRIQSIPDGGGAADQNGGGNARPGIKFDSSVAAETLDEGYFQTSEESEAFRMEFEMLRIKQDEGLDLISEGLDTLKNLAEDIGEELDRQVPLMDEIDRKVDKANTELRKTNVRLKEIVNQIRSTRNFTVDIILICIILGIGAYLYNVLAQ